The region AGGGGTTCGGTGCCGCCCTCGGCGGGCGGGCGCAGCGAGTCGGCGCCGAAGAGCGCCGCGACGACGTCGAGTTCCCGCTCCTCGTTTCGGGCGTACGCGGAGTCGAGGCTGACCGCGAGGTAGCGGCCCTCGCCCCAGACGCTGCGGTCGGCGAGGGTGATCACACCGCCGCTGAGGATCAGCACGTACCGGGGTGGGTTCTCGGCGGCGAAGAGCCAGGAGGCGAGCTTCGCCCCGGTCTCGATGGTGTCGCCGCCGGCAAGGGTGACCGGGGCGAGCAGGCGGCCGGCGCCGTCCGGGTCCTGGGCCGCGTCGGTGTCGACCGCCCAACCGCAGTCCAGAGCCACGATGCCGTGTGCGGAGGACAGCTCGGCGTGCGCGACCCGGATCTCGTGCTCCTGGCCGGCCCGTTCGACGGTGATGACCTGCGGCTGCGGGTCGAAAGCAAGCGCCCTCAGCAGTTCGTCGTGCAGCTTGCGCAGCCGCTCCGGGTCGAACAGCTCGACGTCGGCCAACTCGGTCCGGGCGTCGAAGAAGTCGCGGCGCATTCCGACCAGGCCGGCGTCCGGGGTGAGCCTGCCGCCCTTCCTCTCCTCGGCCCAGCGTTTGAGCAAGCCGCCCTTGAGCGTGACGGGTAGCACCTCGGCAAGGTAGTGCGCGGAAAGGTATTCGCCGCGGTTGGTCAGCGATTCGAAACTCATGCGGCATTCTCCGGAGACGGTACGAGGACCGCGAGGACCCGCAGCAGCGGGTCGCCGGCGGTTTCCAGGCGATCGAGCAGATCGTTCTGCTCCCGGACGGTGTCGTGCACCCGTTGGCGGCGTCGTTCGCGGTGGGCGGACGGCAGTTCGTCGAAGAGGCTGGCCTGTTGGAAGCGGTCGAGTTGGGCGCGGTAGCGGCGAAGCGGTTCGGCGTGCGCCTCGGCCCACTCATCGCGCTTGTCGGCGAGATGCCGGCGGGCCGCGTCGACGGCCGGCTCCAGCAACGGTGCCAGCTCGTCCGTCGCGATCCGCCCCGCCCGGTTGACCATCATCGGGCCGACGTTCGCCTGCCGCAGCACCTCGTCCATCGGTCGGATCGTCGGCTGGCCCGGCAGGCCGGAGATCGCCATCCACTGTACGACGGTCGGCTGACCCAGTCGGTTGGCGTACACACCCTGGACGAGGAAGACCGGTTCGGTCACGCCGGCGGTGAGCACCGGGGCCTGCTGCCGACCGAGCCGGATGAGCACCTTGTCGACCAGCCAGTCGACCATCGGGTGCACGTCGCTGAGGAAGGCGATCTCGGGCCACATCGGGGTCTTGCTTTCGCGGGCCTGGTCGAGCTTGCGTTGGGCGAGCTTGCGGTCGAAGGTGACCTTCAACCGCAGGTGGTCGCCCTCCCGGTGCGCTCCGAGATACGACTTCGGCAGGTCCGACAGGCGGTGCATCAGATCGTCGGGGGCGAGGAAGGTCAGCAGGTCATCCTCGCGGCGCAGGTCGATGGCGTCGTCGGGTCGGTCGTCGTAGATCTCCTGGAGCGCGGCGTCGACAAAATCACGGGTGGAGTCGAAGAGCTTCGGCACCCTGGCCCGCTGCACGTCGGTGGTCACCGGGGTCAGGCCGACCTCGGCCATCAGCCCGGCGAGCACGTCGATCTCGACACCCGTGTCGTAGGACTCCTCCACCGTCTTACCGGCGAACAGGTCCTTGACCAGCCGGTCCTCTTCCGCCTTGGCGTCGTAAAGGCCGATGACGGGTGCGACGGTGCCGAGGCTGTGGTGCGCTGCCTCCTCCCGGTCGAGCAACTTCTCCGCCACCACCCGGTCGTCCTTCGCGTCAGGGACCTCGGAGGTGAGGATCAGCGCGCGGAACTGGGGCTGATGCTTCTGCCCGTACCGGTCGACACGGCCGTTGCGCTGCTCGATCCGGATCAGGCTCCACGGGATGTCGTAGTGGATCAGGTGGTGGCACTGCTGATGCAGGTTGACACCCTCGGAGGCTACGTCCCCGGTGAAGAGCAGCCGCACGTCGCTGCCCTCCAGTTCGAACTCCTGGAGGATCTTCTGCTCGTCGGCGTCGGCCACACCGCCGTGCAGCACCCGTACCGCGCTGGGCTTGAGGCCGAGCTTGGCCGGGACGACCTCGGCGAGCCACTTCAGGGTCGGCACCCGCTCCGAAAAAACCACCGCCCGCATGGCGCTGCCCGGCCTGATGCCGATCGACCTCAGCTCCTCGACCAGCCGGTCGAGCTTGCTGGAGTCCTTGTCGGTCATCGCGGAGGTCAGCTCCGCGAGCCGGTCCAGCGCCGCCCGTTCGGTGCCGGTGGCCTTCCCCTGCCTGCGTCTGGCGGTCACCGTCTCGTGCAGCGCCCGGTGCGAGGAGAGAAAGGACTTCAACAACGTGTACGGGAACAGCCGGCCCTGGCCGGTGGCGCCCTCGTCGCTCCACTTGCCGGCCAGCCACACCTCGGTCAGCTCGGTGAAGATCTGCTCCTCCGCGTCGGTAGCCGCGCAGTGCAGGGCCTTCGACGGCCCACGCTCGGCCCAGCGACCACCGATCTGGTCGCGTACCTCCGGGCTGATTTTCGTCCGGCGGAGATAGAGGTGGGCGATGTCGCCGGGCGCGTAGTTTTTCTTGTCAGCGATGGCAGCCGGGTCGAGCAGCGAGATCAGCTCGGCGAACGATTCCTTGTCACCATTGTGCGGGGTGGCGCTGGCCAGCAGCAGTGCGTCGGTCTTCGCGGCTAGTCGTCGGGCCAGCTCGTTACGCTGGGTGCCCTTGTTGATCAGGTTGTGTGACTCGTCGATGACGACGGCGTCCCAGTTGATCGCGTCCAGGTGGTGACCGAACTGGCCGGCGTCCTTGAGGGTGTCGACCGAGATGATGGCCCGCTTGAAGTAGGTGAACGGATTCCGGCCGGCCGGGATCTCCTGCTGGATCCGCTGGATGCCGGTCGAGTCGAGCCGCACCAGCGGGATCGCGAAGCGGGTCCACAGTTCCCGCTGGAACTGCTCCAGCACCTGCTGCGGCGAGACCACCAGGATCCGGTCGCCCCGACCCCGCCGGATTAACTCGGCGAGGATCAGGCCGATCTCCAGCGTCTTGCCCAGACCGACCACGTCGGCGAGCAGGATCCGTGGGCGCAGGCCGGACAGGGCCAGCTCGACCGGGCGCTGCTGGTAGGTGAGCGGGTCCAGCAGGAAACGGTCGGCCAACGCCAGGCCCCGCTCGGACCGGGGCAACGGCGTACGCCGCAGCACCGCCTCCAGGAACAGCCGGCTCTGCCGGAATCGCGACGAGGTGTCCCGGACCAGTACGGTCTCCTCGGGCCGCATCGCCCGGACGTCCTCCAACGCGGTGAAGAACGTTGCCTCGACGTCCTGCACGAACTCCGAAATGCCGACGGCCTTGATCATCGTGCCGTCGCGGGACGGCTTGGCCGTACGCACCAACCACTCCTCGTCGCGTACGAGGATGCGCGAGCCGGGCGCATAGGTAGCGGTCTGCGGGGTGCTCATCGGTGGAACCTTCCTACAGTTTCGAGCGGCGGGCGTACTGGCGGCGAACCTTGTTGACCAGCCAGGTCACGTCCGCTCCGGGTTTTGCCATCGGCGCGGGTCCGGTCGGGGTCGTCGTCGGTTCCGGTATCGGCGGATCTTCCGGGTAACCGGAAGCGCCACCTTCGGGATCTTGCTGTGGGTCAGCGAGATCCGGCGGGACCAGGAGTTCGTTGTCGCTGGCGTAGGTCGACTCGATGACCTGACGGCGTAGGTCGGCGGCGCTGGCCCCGCTGACCGAGACGGCCACCGCCAGCAGGCGCGACTGCACGGCGTCGAGGCCCGGCCGGGCCGTCGGGTCGAAGGCCAGCATCGCTCCGATCAGCGGAGCGAGCTCGACCGGCACCCCGGACAGGTCGGGCAGATCACTGGGCTCGCTGATCCGCAGCAGGAGATTCCACGGGTTCGACGAGGTATAGAGGCTGTGGCCGGCGAGGGCGAAGACCAGCGTCGCGGCCAAGCCGTAGACGTCGACGGCCGGGGTGAGGACGCGTTCGCCCTTGACCTGTTCCGGTGACATGTAGGCGGGAGTGCCGACCAGAGCACCCGGCTCGGTCAGGTACTGCCTCCGGTCGAGCAGCACTGCCAGCCCGAAGTCGATCACCTTGGGTCCGTCCGGGCCGAGAATGATGTTCTGCGGCTTCAGGTCCCGGTGCAGCAGACCCGCCTGGTGCACCTTTGCCAGGCCGTCAGCGAGCATCGCACCGGCCATCGCGACGAGCGCCAACGGCAGTGCGCCACGGGCGTCGACGTACTGACGCAGGGTGGCGCCCGGCACGTACTCGACGGCCAGCCAGGCCGGGTCGGCGTAGATGTCAGCGTCCTCGAACCGCGCCACCCGCGAGCCGTAGACGAGTTTGAGGCTCTCCACCTCGGCGGCGAACCGCTTCCGGATGGAATCGGCTTCGACCAGGTGACGCTTGATGACCTTGAGTGCGACCCGGTCCGCGGTCGGCGACACCGCGAAATAGACGTCCCCCATGCCACCCGAGCCCAGCGGCTTCACGATCTGGTAGCCACCGATCTGGTCCAGCGTCATCCGTTCCCCCTCACGATGACACCCCACACATGTTGTTGCGTCCGCCCCACCAGCCCCACGCCAGGTGGACGCATGACGGTACCTCGGGATGCGATCTCGGGATGACAACCGAACGGTGCGTCGCCCCTGTACGAACTCACCGTGTCGGACCTCGGGAATGCAGGGTGCCTGGGTCCAGGCCGTCTGTGGTGAGTTGGACCAGTTCCGCACCGAGTGAGGCCGCCTGTCGGATGGCCGACTCGAAGGCGTCGAGGCGACGGAACGCCTCAGCGTAAGAGCGTTGCCCGTCCCGGCGACGAGCTGGATCTGCTGACCGGCACCACCGATCCGGGATCCGGGCGGCGGGGTAGCAGCAGCGGGCTGGTGAGGATGAGCAGCCCCGCGACCGTGAGGGCCGTGCGTGGACTGGTGGCTTCGGCGAGCACTCCGCCGAGCGCGCCGAGGACGGCGATGGCCGCGCTGCTGCCGATCGACCAGGCCGACAGGGTACGAGCGATGCAATCGTCGGGGATGTGCTCCAGTCGATAGGTGGCGAGCACCGGGTTGTACAGGCTCATGCTGATGATGATCGCGAGCTCGACGCCGATCACCGTCGCGAGACCGGTGACGCCGGGCTGGACGAAGGCGAGGCCGAGCAGCCAGATCGCGCGCAGGGTGCCGACGGTACGGAGGATCCGGTGTTGGCCGTACCGGGCCACGAGGCGGAGGGCCAGGCGTGAGCCGATGAGTCCGCCGACGCAGGGGGCGGCGAAGGCGAGGCCGTACTGCCAGGGTGGGAATCCGAGTTCGCGCAGCAGGAGCAGGGCCAGCAGCGGCTCGGTGGCCATGATCAGTCCGCCGACGAGCAGCTGGTTGAGGTAGAGCGCGCGCAGGGCGGGATGGCTCAGCAGGTGCCGCCAGCCGTCGAGCAGCTCACCGGCCCGGACCCGGCGCTTGCCGGTGCGCTGCGCGCGTTCCTCGTGGCCGCGAATCGCCGCGATGCCCAGCGCGGAGAACAGGTAGCTGAGCGCGTCGGCCACGATGGTGGCGACCGGCCCGAACAGGCCGACCGCCGCCCCGCCCAGCGGCGGCCCGACCGCGATGGAGCTCCACGTCGTCGACTCGAACCGCGCGTTGGCCACAAGCAGGTCGTCCGGCCGGACGAGGGCCCTGAGGTAGGCACCGCTGGCCGCGCTGAACGCGATCTTGGCGGCGGCGACCACGGCCGAGACGACCAGCAACTGCACGAAACCGAGCCGGCCGAGGGCGTACGCGATGGGGATTGTCAGCATGACCGCGAACCGGGCCAGGTCCATCGCGATCATCACCGGCCGCTTGCGGTGGAACTCCACCCACGGCCCGAGCGGCAGGGCGATCAGTGCGCCCACTGCCGGCCCGACCGCCGACAGTGCGGAGACCTGAGCGGGGCTGGCATCCAACACCAGCACGGCGATCAGCGGCAGGGCACCGAACCCCAGACCGGAGCCGTAGGCGCTGACCGCGTACGACGTCCACAGCCATCCGAACCGCCGACCCAGGGATCGTCTCGCCACCAGCCTCACACCCTCCGCTTCGAACAACTCGCCGTT is a window of Micromonospora sp. NBC_01699 DNA encoding:
- a CDS encoding serine/threonine-protein kinase, which codes for MTLDQIGGYQIVKPLGSGGMGDVYFAVSPTADRVALKVIKRHLVEADSIRKRFAAEVESLKLVYGSRVARFEDADIYADPAWLAVEYVPGATLRQYVDARGALPLALVAMAGAMLADGLAKVHQAGLLHRDLKPQNIILGPDGPKVIDFGLAVLLDRRQYLTEPGALVGTPAYMSPEQVKGERVLTPAVDVYGLAATLVFALAGHSLYTSSNPWNLLLRISEPSDLPDLSGVPVELAPLIGAMLAFDPTARPGLDAVQSRLLAVAVSVSGASAADLRRQVIESTYASDNELLVPPDLADPQQDPEGGASGYPEDPPIPEPTTTPTGPAPMAKPGADVTWLVNKVRRQYARRSKL
- a CDS encoding MFS transporter, with product MARRSLGRRFGWLWTSYAVSAYGSGLGFGALPLIAVLVLDASPAQVSALSAVGPAVGALIALPLGPWVEFHRKRPVMIAMDLARFAVMLTIPIAYALGRLGFVQLLVVSAVVAAAKIAFSAASGAYLRALVRPDDLLVANARFESTTWSSIAVGPPLGGAAVGLFGPVATIVADALSYLFSALGIAAIRGHEERAQRTGKRRVRAGELLDGWRHLLSHPALRALYLNQLLVGGLIMATEPLLALLLLRELGFPPWQYGLAFAAPCVGGLIGSRLALRLVARYGQHRILRTVGTLRAIWLLGLAFVQPGVTGLATVIGVELAIIISMSLYNPVLATYRLEHIPDDCIARTLSAWSIGSSAAIAVLGALGGVLAEATSPRTALTVAGLLILTSPLLLPRRPDPGSVVPVSRSSSSPGRATLLR
- a CDS encoding helicase-related protein, which encodes MSTPQTATYAPGSRILVRDEEWLVRTAKPSRDGTMIKAVGISEFVQDVEATFFTALEDVRAMRPEETVLVRDTSSRFRQSRLFLEAVLRRTPLPRSERGLALADRFLLDPLTYQQRPVELALSGLRPRILLADVVGLGKTLEIGLILAELIRRGRGDRILVVSPQQVLEQFQRELWTRFAIPLVRLDSTGIQRIQQEIPAGRNPFTYFKRAIISVDTLKDAGQFGHHLDAINWDAVVIDESHNLINKGTQRNELARRLAAKTDALLLASATPHNGDKESFAELISLLDPAAIADKKNYAPGDIAHLYLRRTKISPEVRDQIGGRWAERGPSKALHCAATDAEEQIFTELTEVWLAGKWSDEGATGQGRLFPYTLLKSFLSSHRALHETVTARRRQGKATGTERAALDRLAELTSAMTDKDSSKLDRLVEELRSIGIRPGSAMRAVVFSERVPTLKWLAEVVPAKLGLKPSAVRVLHGGVADADEQKILQEFELEGSDVRLLFTGDVASEGVNLHQQCHHLIHYDIPWSLIRIEQRNGRVDRYGQKHQPQFRALILTSEVPDAKDDRVVAEKLLDREEAAHHSLGTVAPVIGLYDAKAEEDRLVKDLFAGKTVEESYDTGVEIDVLAGLMAEVGLTPVTTDVQRARVPKLFDSTRDFVDAALQEIYDDRPDDAIDLRREDDLLTFLAPDDLMHRLSDLPKSYLGAHREGDHLRLKVTFDRKLAQRKLDQARESKTPMWPEIAFLSDVHPMVDWLVDKVLIRLGRQQAPVLTAGVTEPVFLVQGVYANRLGQPTVVQWMAISGLPGQPTIRPMDEVLRQANVGPMMVNRAGRIATDELAPLLEPAVDAARRHLADKRDEWAEAHAEPLRRYRAQLDRFQQASLFDELPSAHRERRRQRVHDTVREQNDLLDRLETAGDPLLRVLAVLVPSPENAA